The Prunus persica cultivar Lovell chromosome G7, Prunus_persica_NCBIv2, whole genome shotgun sequence genome has a segment encoding these proteins:
- the LOC18770151 gene encoding jasmonate O-methyltransferase, with protein sequence MDVEKVFHMKGGVGHTSYARNSSLQKEVSDMVKDITLEAIQELYLTTTPKSLGIADLGCSSGPNTLSIIKDIIEAVQRTSRKIFHPTPEFRVYLNDLPSNDFNSIFKALPDFSKGLSKERNDGSAPIYIGGYPGSFYGRLFPNNSLHFVYSSCSLHWLSRVPPAIYEQGKSINKGSVHISESSPPGVSQAYLKQFQEDFTLFLKSRSEELTVGGRMVLILLGRRGPDHVDRGNSFFWELLSQSVAILVSKGEVEEEKLDSYDVHFYAPSRDEIEDEVRKEGSFELDRLEVLELDQRGDKHNESYGTSCARTVRAIQESMIAKHFGEKLLDSLFETYGRLIDEESAKGDINPISFGIVLRKL encoded by the exons ATGGATGTAGAGAAAGTCTTCCACATGAAGGGAGGGGTTGGCCATACTAGCTATGCAAGAAATTCTTCACttcag AAGGAGGTTTCTGATATGGTGAAGGACATAACATTAGAGGCAATACAAGAACTTTACCTCACCACAACTCCAAAGAGCTTAGGCATAGCTGACTTGGGTTGTTCATCTGGCCCCAACACCCTATCAATTATCAAAGACATCATTGAAGCAGTCCAAAGGACAAGTAGAAAAATCTTTCACCCAACACCAGAGTTCAGAGTGTACCTTAATGATCTTCCATCCAATGACTTCAACTCCATCTTCAAGGCCTTGCCAGACTTCTCTAAAGGCCTcagcaaagaaagaaatgatgggTCTGCCCCCATTTATATAGGAGGCTATCCAGGCTCATTTTATGGAAGACTTTTTCCCAACAATTCCTTGCACTTTGTCTACTCATCCTGCAGTTTACACTGGCTGTCTAGA GTTCCTCCAGCCATCTATGAGCAGGGGAAGTCAATAAACAAAGGAAGTGTTCACATTTCTGAATCAAGCCCTCCTGGAGTGTCTCAAGCTTACCTGAAGCAATTTCAAGAAGACTTCACTTTGTTCCTTAAGTCAAGGTCTGAGGAGTTGACTGTAGGAGGAAGAATGGTGTTGATCTTGCTGGGAAGGAGAGGCCCTGATCATGTTGACAGAGGCAACTCTTTCTTCTGGGAGCTTCTCTCTCAGTCCGTTGCCATTTTGGTTTCCAAG gGAGAAGTGGAGGAGGAAAAGCTTGATTCATATGATGTGCATTTCTATGCTCCATCCAGAGATGAAATAGAAGATGAAGTGAGGAAAGAGGGTTCTTTTGAATTGGACAGGTTGGAGGTGCTAGAGCTGGATCAGAGAGGGGACAAGCATAATGAGAGCTATGGAACAAGTTGTGCAAGGACTGTGAGGGCTATTCAAGAATCAATGATTGCCAAGCATTTTGGAGAAAAACTCTTGGACAGTTTGTTTGAGACTTATGGAAGATTGATTGATGAGGAATCTGCCAAAGGAGACATTAACCCCATCAGTTTTGGGATTGTACTTAGAAAATTATGA
- the LOC109950238 gene encoding heavy metal-associated isoprenylated plant protein 43-like: MVQRTVLKVDISCLKCKKKLIKAVSGLEGVDKVEADAAKGTLTVTGECDPYEIIVRTRKVGKFVEVVSIGPPPAPPKPPEKKPEPKKEKPDPRPQHICMPCDYAIVRACDEPNPSCSIM, encoded by the exons ATGGTACAAAGGACTGTCCTGAAGGTTGACATATCATGCCTAAAATGCAAGAAGAAGCTGATCAAGGCAGTGAGTGGCCTGGAAG GTGTGGATAAAGTTGAAGCTGATGCAGCCAAGGGAACTTTGACTGTAACAGGCGAATGTGATCCATATGAAATAATAGTTCGCACTAGAAAAGTTGGCAAATTTGTTGAAGTAGTGAGTATTGGGCCTCCTCCTGCTCCACCCAAACCTCCAGAGAAAAAGCCTGAACCGAAGAAGGAGAAACCAGACCCGAGGCCCCAACATATTTGCATGCCCTGTGACTATGCTATTGTAAGGGCATGTGATGAGCCCAACCCCTCTTGCTCTATCATGTGA
- the LOC18769819 gene encoding uncharacterized protein LOC18769819, with product MASDHKPLRVFCIGTADTKLDELRFLADSVRSHLNAFSNTSSLKVQVSVVDVSASQSETDNKTTDFAFVSRKEVLFHYSEASGQLRELPEDRGEAVAVMSKALEKFLAKSQNDGVLAGVIGLGGSGGTALISPALRSLPIGMPKLIVSTVASGRTDHYVGESDLVLYPSIVDVCGINSVSRVVLNNAAAAFCGMVIGRAERGGDSCGGPEKSTVGLTMFGVTTQCVNAVKERLVKEGYETLVFHATGVGGRAMESLVSDGFIKGVLDITTTEVADYVVGGVMACDTSRFDAIIEKRIPLVLSVGALDMVNFGAKDTVPSSFQHRKIHEHNKQVSVMRTTVDENKKFASFIADKLNKSSSKVVVCLPQKGISALDAPGQPFYDPEATASLINEMQRLIQTNEDRQVKVYPHHINDHEFANALVDSFLEISTKSSIRSPPSQVSIPESNQQTYESSVSKMNLSSSGAILRNLIDFPDARPETLQRTWAVLQQLKDQINRGIPIIGAGAGTGISAKFEEAGGVDLIVVYNSGRFRMAGRGSLAGLLPFADANAVVLDMANEVLPVVKKVPVLAGVCGTDPFRRMDFFLRQLESIGFCGVQNFPTVGLFDGNFRQNLEETGMGYRLEVEMIERAHKMGLLTTPYAFNQDEAVQMASGGADIIVAHMGLTTSGSIGAKTAVSIEESVVRVQNIADAAHRINPNVIVLCHGGPISGPREAEFILKNTKGVHGFYGASSVERLPVEQAITSTVQQYKSISID from the exons ATGGCGTCCGATCATAAACCTCTCCGAGTCTTCTGTATCGGAACCGCCGATACAAAGCTCGATGAGCTCCGATTCCTCGCCGACTCAGTCCGATCCCATCTCAACGCGTTCTCCAATACTTCCTCCCTCAAG GTCCAAGTCTCGGTGGTCGACGTTTCGGCCAGTCAGAGCGAGACCGATAACAAAACAACCGATTTCGCTTTCGTTTCGAGAAAGGAGGTTTTGTTTCACTATTCTGAAGCATCGGGCCAGCTTCGTGAACTTCCGGAGGACAGAGGCGAAGCTGTTGCTGTAATGAGCAAAGCGCTCGAGAAATTTTTGGCGAAATCTCAAAACGACGGCGTTTTGGCCGGTGTAATAGGGCTCGGAGGCAGTGGAGGCAcggctctcatatctcctgcCCTAAGATCTCTCCCAATCGGAATGCCTAAGCTCATCGTATCGACCGTAGCGAGCGGTCGAACCGATCACTATGTGGGAGAATCCGACCTGGTGCTGTACCCGTCGATAGTCGATGTATGTGGGATTAATAGCGTGAGCCGGGTTGTGTTGAACAATGCTGCTGCTGCGTTTTGTGGGATGGTGATTGGGAGAGCTGAGAGAGGTGGAGATTCGTGCGGTGGGCCAGAGAAATCGACGGTGGGGCTTACCATGTTTGGGGTTACGACTCAGTGCGTGAATGCTGTTAAAGAGAGATTGGTTAAGGAGGGGTATGAGACACTGGTTTTTCATGCCACTGGGGTTGGAGGCAGGGCCATGGAGTCTCTGGTTAGTGATGGGTTTATAAAG GGTGTTTTGGATATCACAACAACAGAGGTTGCAGATTATGTGGTTGGAGGGGTGATGGCTTGCGATACTTCCCGCTTTGATGCCATCATAGAGAAAAGGATTCCTTTAGTTCTAAGTGTCGGAGCTTTGGATATGGTGAACTTTGGAGCTAAGGACACCGTACCATCCAGTTTTCAACACAGAAAGATTCATGAACATAATAAGCAG GTTTCAGTCATGAGAACCACAGTAGATGAGAACAAGAAATTTGCTAGCTTTATAGCAGATAAATTGAACAAATCATCATCAAAAGTTGTTGTTTGCCTGCCACAAAAGGGTATCTCTGCTTTGGATGCACCAGGGCAGCCTTTCTATGATCCGGAGGCCACTGCTTCTCTGATTAATGAAATGCAGAGGCTGATCCAGACAAATGAAGATCGGCAG GTAAAGGTGTACCCTCATCATATAAATGACCATGAGTTTGCAAATGCATTGGTTGACTCATTTTTAGAGATTAGTACGAAGAGCTCTATCCGGTCTCCTCCTTCCCAAGTTTCTATTCCTGAATCTAATCAACAAACTTATGAAAGTTCTGTTTCAAAGATGAATTTATCAAGCTCTGGGGCCATTCTGCGGAACCTTATTGACTTCCCAGATGCAAGACCAG AAACGTTGCAGCGAACTTGGGCTGTATTGCAGCAACTCAAAGATCAAATAAATAGAGGAATTCCAATTATAGGGGCAGGTGCAGGGACAGGCATATCTGCAAAGTTTGAGGAAGCTGGTGGTGTTGATCTTATAGTGGTGTACAATTCAGGTCGCTTTCGCATGGCAGGAAGAGGTTCATTGGCAGGCTTATTGCCTTTTGCTGATGCAAATGCCGTAGTACTAGACATGGCCAATGAAGTCTTGCCA GTGGTGAAGAAGGTGCCTGTTCTTGCTGGAGTATGTGGCACTGATCCTTTTCGCCGAATGGATTTCTTCCTGAGGCAGTTGGAGTCAATTGGATTCTGTGGGGTCCAAAATTTTCCAACGGTTGGTCTCTTTGATGGTAATTTTAGACAAAATCTTGAAGAAACTGGAATGGGATACCG ATTGGAGGTTGAGATGATTGAAAGAGCACATAAGATGGGGCTCTTGACAACCCCATATGCTTTCAATCAAGATGAAGCTGTGCAAATGGCATCAGGTGGGGCTGATATCATTGTGGCCCATATGGGACTCACTACATCGGGCTCTATAGGGGCAAAGACGGCTGTTTCAATAGAGGAAAGTGTAGTTCGTGTACAAAATATTGCAGATGCTGCACATAGGATCAATCCTAATGTCATTGTGCTTTGCCATGGTG GACCGATCTCTGGTCCAAGAGAGGCAGAATTTATACTTAAGAACACCAAGGGAGTTCATGGGTTTTATGGGGCATCAAGCGTGGAAAGGCTACCTGTTGAACAGGCTATAACCTCCACGGTTCAACAATACAAATCAATATCCATAGACTGA
- the LOC18771611 gene encoding cytochrome P450 90A1 → MLNLSEEGLLFLVRNYYDVFIVAVFSIGVTFLVSKIAWRSLDMTTTSYRGGGIPGRLGLPFVGETLSLLSATSSIKGCYEFVRLRRIWHGKWFKTRIFGQIHVFVPSTEGARAIFSDDFAKFNKGYVKSMADCVGEKSLLCVPHEDHKRIRHLLSEPFSMNSLSTFVQKFDKVLCQELKKLEGGGKSFVVLDFSMKITFDAMCNMLLSVTDDSLLRKINKDCTAVSDAMLTFPYMIPGTRYYKGIKARRRLMETFKDIIGRRRSGKESAEDFLQSMLERDSHPPNEKLQDSEIMDNLLTLIIAGQTTTSAAMMWSVKFLDENREAQERLREEQLSIARARPDGASATLEDFKNMPYCLKVVKETLRISNVLLWFPRVALSDCTIEGFEIKKGWHVNIDATCIHNDPALYAEPMQFNPSRFDEMQKPYSFIPFGSGPRTCLGMNMAKVTMLVFLHRLTSGYRWTVDDLDTSLARNAHIPRLRSGCPITLRAL, encoded by the exons ATGTTGAATCTATCAGAGGAGGGGCTCCTCTTCCTTGTGAGGAACTACTATGATGTTTTCATTGTTGCAGTGTTTTCTATTGGGGTAACATTTTTGGTCTCCAAAATAGCATGGAGAAGTTTGGACATGACCACTACAAGTTACAGAGGTGGTGGCATCCCGGGCCGGTTGGGGTTGCCCTTTGTTGGTGAaaccctttctcttctttctgcAACTAGCAGTATAAAAGGATGCTATGAATTTGTCCGGCTCCGACGAATATG GCACGGGAAGTGGTTCAAAACAAGGATTTTTGGACAGATCCATGTGTTTGTTCCCAGCACAGAGGGCGCAAGAGCCATTTTTTCTGATGACTTTGCAAAATTCAACAAAGGGTATGTGAAATCAATGGCAGACTGTGTTGGAGAGAAGAGCTTGCTGTGTGTGCCGCATGAAGACCATAAGAGGATTAGGCACCTTCTTTCAGAACCTTTCTCCATGAACTCTTTATCAACATTTGTTCAGAAGTTTGATAAAGTGTTGTGCCAAGAGCTGAAGAAATTAGAAGGCGGCGGGAAAAGCTTTGTGGTGCTTGACTTCAGCATGAAG ATTACTTTTGACGCAATGTGCAACATGCTATTGAGTGTCACGGATGACTCCTTGCTCCGAAAGATCAACAAAGACTGCACTGCGGTCTCGGATGCAATGTTAACCTTTCCTTACATGATCCCAGGCACCAGATATTACAAAGGCATCAAG GCTCGTCGACGTCTAATGGAAACCTTCAAAGACATTATTGGGAGAAGACGAAGTGGAAAGGAGTCTGCAGAAGACTTCCTACAGTCTATGTTAGAAAGAGATTCACACCCTCCCAATGAAAAGCTCCAAGACTCAGAGATTATGGACAACCTATTGACATTGATAATTGCAGGGCAGACCACCACTTCCGCTGCAATGATGTGGAGTGTTAAGTTTCTTGATGAGAACAGAGAAGCACAGGAAAGACTGAGG GAGGAACAGTTGTCAATAGCCAGAGCTAGGCCAGATGGAGCTTCAGCTACCCTAgaagattttaaaaacatgCCCTACTGTTTGAAG GTTGTCAAAGAGACATTGAGGATCTCAAATGTCCTTCTGTGGTTTCCTCGTGTTGCACTCTCTGACTGCACTATTGAAG GCTTTGAAATAAAGAAAGGTTGGCATGTGAACATTGACGCGACTTGCATACACAACGACCCAGCTTTGTATGCAGAGCCAATGCAATTCAACCCATCTAGATTTGAC GAAATGCAAAAGCCATATAGCTTTATACCATTTGGGTCAGGACCCAGGACATGCTTAGGAATGAACATGGCCAAGGTGACAATGCTGGTCTTTTTACACCGTCTCACTAGTGGATACAG GTGGACAGTTGATGATCTGGATACTAGCCTAGCGAGGAATGCACACATTCCGAGATTAAGAAGTGGGTGTCCCATTACCTTGAGGGCCTTATAA
- the LOC18771364 gene encoding protein HYPER-SENSITIVITY-RELATED 4, with the protein MASSSSAETKLATAKTVLSTAASVAATAMLVRSIAQDFLPHEIQHYFFSGISSFFSRFSSQLTMVIEEFDGLVNNQIYEAAEIYLGSKVSPSTHRIKVSKPEKENNFTITMESNQEIVDVFNGIKFNWILVSRQVESNFHNPRDLNSTLRSEVRSFELSFHKKQRDLVLNSYLPHIVKQSKSMKQEKKTLKIFTVDYQNMYCNIAEAWIPTNLDHPATFETLALDSDIKSFILHDLERFIKRKEYYRKVGKAWKRGYLLYGPPGTGKSSLIAAMANHLNFDIYDLELTELNNNSELRRLLVAMANRSILVVEDIDCTIEFQDRMAESRALHPHGSQEKQVTLSGLLNFIDGLWSSCGDERIIVFTTNHKEKLDPALLRPGRMDVHVHMSYCSPSGFRLLAANYLGIKDHLLFGEIEEQIDMTKVTPAEVAEQLIKSDEPGIALQGLIEFLKVKKKENEEADEEAKRKQAEVEAKEAEAEAGIKDKKYDNDEKSSEKK; encoded by the exons ATGGCCTCATCATCTTCTGCTGAAACCAAACTGGCCACAGCCAAGACAGTTCTTTCAACAGCAGCCTCTGTGGCTGCCACAGCAATGTTGGTAAGGTCAATAGCCCAAGATTTCCTCCCCCATGAGATCCAACACTACTTCTTCTCTGGCATCAGCAGCTTCTTCTCTCGCTTCTCCTCCCAACTCACCATGGTCATTGAAGAGTTCGATGGCCTTGTCAACAACCAAATATATGAGGCTGCAGAAATCTACTTGGGCAGCAAAGTCTCCCCATCAACACACAGAATCAAAGTCAGCAAACCCGAGAAGGAAAACAACTTCACCATCACAATGGAAAGCAATCAGGAGATTGTGGATGTCTTTAATGGGATTAAGTTCAATTGGATCTTGGTCTCCAG GCAGGTTGAGTCGAACTTCCACAACCCTCGTGATCTAAACTCCACACTGAGATCAGAAGTGAGATCCTTTGAGCTCAGCTTCCACAAGAAACAAAGAGACTTGGTGCTAAACTCTTACCTCCCTCACATTGTTAAACAATCAAAGTCCATGAAGCAAGAAAAGAAGACCCTGAAAATCTTCACGGTTGACTATCAGAACATGTACTGCAACATAGCAGAAGCATGGATCCCCACAAACCTCGATCACCCGGCAACGTTCGAAACCCTGGCTTTGGACTCGGACATCAAAAGCTTCATTCTTCACGACCTTGAGAGGTTCATAAAGAGGAAGGAGTATTATAGAAAAGTTGGCAAGGCTTGGAAGAGAGGGTATTTGTTGTATGGCCCACCAGGGACAGGGAAGTCAAGCTTGATTGCTGCAATGGCCAATCACTTGAACTTTGATATCTATGACTTGGAACTCACTGAGTTGAATAACAACTCGGAGCTTAGGAGGTTGTTGGTTGCCATGGCTAATAGGTCTATATTGGTAGTGGAGGATATTGACTGCACCATTGAGTTTCAAGATCGAATGGCTGAGTCTAGAGCTTTACACCCACATGGGTCCCAGGAGAAACAG GTGACACTATCAGGTTTGCTCAATTTCATTGATGGGCTGTGGTCAAGCTGTGGAGATGAGAGAATTATAGTGTTCACAACCAACCACAAGGAGAAGCTTGACCCTGCACTGTTGCGCCCTGGTCGCATGGATGTTCATGTCCACATGTCCTATTGCAGCCCATCTGGCTTTAGGCTTCTGGCAGCCAATTACCTTGGAATTAAAGACCACCTCTTGTTTGGGGAGATTGAGGAACAGATTGACATGACTAAAGTGACCCCTGCGGAAGTAGCTGAGCAACTGATCAAGAGTGATGAGCCTGGCATTGCACTGCAAGGCCTGATTGAGTTTCtgaaagtgaagaagaaggagaatgaGGAAGCTGATGAGGAGGCTAAAAGGAAGCAAGCAGAAGTAGAAGCTAAAGAAGCTGAGGCTGAGGCTGGGATTAAGGACAAGAAATATGATAATGATGAAAAAAGTAGTGAGAAAAAGTAG